A segment of the Streptomyces sp. NBC_01235 genome:
ACGGACCCCTCCTCGCCCCCTTCGTTTGCGGGCCGGCTGGCAGCGGTGTGGCGGGTCAGCGCGGAGACCCTGCGGCTGGGCGCGGTGACGGGTGCCCCGCTGCGGATGCTGTTGTCGGTGCTGTTGGGCCTGGTGGCGCTGCTGTACGTGTCGACGCTGATCGGTCTGATCACCACCGGCCTCACCGACCGGGTCACCGAGCTGCGCAGAGGGCGCTCCACCGTGGTGGAGACGGGTCACTCGGTCGTGCTCGGCTGGTCGGAGCAGGTGTTCACGGTGGTCGGCGAACTGGTCGCGGCGCGCGTCAACCAGCGGTGGGGCGCGGTCGTGGTGCTCGCCGACCGGGACAAGACGGACATGGAGGAGGCGCTGGCGGCCGTCCTGGGGCCCACCGGCACCACCCGGCTGATCTGCCGCAGCGGCTCCACCGCCGACCCCGAGGCCCTCGGGATGGTCAGTCCGGGGACGGCGCACGCGGTGCTGGTGCTGCCCGACGGGGAGCGCGCCGGGGATGCCGAGGCCGTACGGACGCTGCTGGCCCTGCGCGCGACCCTCGGCGAGAAGGCGGGACCGCCCGTGGTCGCCTGTGTACGGGACGAGCGGTACCGGACCGCGGCCCGGTTGGCCGCGGGTCCGTCGGGCATCGTCCTGGAGTCGGACCGGACGGCGGCCGGGCTGATCGTGCACTCGGCGCTGCACCCCGGCCTGACGCCCGTGCTGCGCGAGCTGCTCGACTTCGATGGCGAGGAGTTCCACGTCACCGCCGGTCCCGGGCTCGCGGGGCGCCGCTTCGGTGACGTGCTGCTCGACTGTGCCACGGCCGCCGTGGTCGGGCTGGTACGCGCCGACGGCACTCCCCTGCTCAATCCGCCGCCGGACACGGTCCTCGCTCCGGCGGACCGCCTCGTCGTCGTGGCGCCGAACGACGACGACGCGCGGTGGGAAGACTGCCGGGATCTCGTGGAGCCGTCGGTGATGGCCGGCCACGAAGCCGGGGCCGAGGGGCCGTCGCGCTTCCTGCTGCTGGGCTGGAACCGTCGGGGGCCGCACCTGGTCGAGACGTTGCGCCGCGGCGCGCGACCGGGATCGGTCCTCCACGTCGTCACCGATCCGGCCGAGCGGGCAGGGCCGCCGGTGCCGCTGCCGGAACCGCGCAGGGATCCGGCGCTCGCCTCTGGGCTCACCGTGACGCTGGGGACCGCCGATCCGACCGGCCCGTCGTCCCTGCGCGGGCTCGACCCGAACTCCTACGACCGGGTGATCGTGCTGGGGCCGGACACCGAGGAGGGCGTGGACCGCCCGGACGACCGCACCCTGGTCGTCCTGCTGATCCTGCGGTCGCTGGCGCAGGAGGCGGGGTGCGCGGTGCCCGTGATCGCGGAACTGGCCGACGAACGCAACCGGGCGCTGGCCCCGCTCGGACCGGGCTCCGAGGCGGTCGTCGGCGCGCAGCTGACCGGTCTGCTCATGGCGCAGGTCGCCCAGAACAGACACCTGGCCACCGTGTTCGAGGAGCTGTTCACCGCCGAAGGCAGCACACTGCGACTGCGCCCCGCACCTCACTACGTACTGCCGGACCGCCCGGCGTCCTTCGCCACGGTCGTGGCGGCGGCGCGGGAGCGGGGCGAGTGCGCGATCGGCTACCGCCGTCACGACCGCGCCGGAACGCCTCCCGACCACGGGGTCCGGCTCAATCCCCCCAAGTCCGACGTCCGGGTCTGGGACCATGCGGACGACGTCGTCGTGATCGTCACGGAGGGCCGGGGCGGGGGCGGCGCCGGTGGGCCCGGAGCGGACCGCGTGGCGCGGGCGGACGTTCCGTAGGCCGCCTGTCGCGGTCGGCGTCACGGGGCCGGGGCGATGGACTGTTCGAGTGGTCCCGTTGCGCTCGTCGTCGTAGCGTCGGTAAAGAACCTCATCGGGGCGCGGCACACCGGCGGGCCCGGTTCGGGCGGGAGCGGAGATGCGACACACGACGCGAACAGTGGTGATGGCCTGTGCGGCGCTGGGCCTCACGGCGGCCGTCGGCTCGGCCTCGGCGGCGCCCGCGTCGCCGCCCACGGCGCGCCAGGCCGCGGTACGCCAGGCCGCGAAGCCCGTCCTGGTCGACTGCTTCTGGCACCCACAGGTACGGCCCGGCGACTTCATCCTGGCGTGCGGCGACGGCAACAGCCGTCTCGTCTCGCTGCACTGGGACAGCTGGGGCTCGAAGTCGGCGCGGGCCACGGGGGTCAACGTCGTCAACGACTGCGACCCGTACTGCGCGGCGGGCACTTTCCACCCGTACGCCGTCGTGGTGAAGCTGGACCGGCCGCAGCCCTGGAAGAAGCACCCGCAGGTGCAGCACTACAGCCGGATCACCCTGACCTACCCCGGGGCCAGGCCTGCGCAGTTCGGGCGTGTGGTGACGTATCCGCTGTGGAACTGAGCTTCTTGCGGCCATCGTGCCGTACCCGCCTGTCATGATCGAGGCATGACACGGATACGGTGCCGGCACGGCGCCCCGGTTCTCCTGGCTCTGCTCGTCCTCACGGCCGGGTGCGCCGATCCTTCGAGCGACCCCCGGGCGGCAGGGGCGTCGACGGCCCCGCCCTCCCCCTCCCCCTCGGGCCCGGCGAAGGGCTTCTGTCCGCCCCCCGAGGACACGCGCGCGTCGCCGTCGCCGTGCATCAGTTACGGCTGGGACCAGCGGGTCGCCGAGAACCACGCCTACCGTCAGCCCCTGTCGATCACCTCCGAGCAACGGCAGGAGGGTCAGCCCCGGGCCACGGCGTTGGCCGCGGCCCTGCACAAGCTCGCGGCCTCGGGCACCACCCTGGACGGACTGCGCACAGCGGCCGCCGGCGCGCTCGGTCTGGAGGCGAAGCAGATCGAGGTGCAGGGCGATTTCCTGGACCCTCTGCACGACGTGCTCGTCGGGGGCGGCAACGGCCGGGTGTGTGTCAACGGCACGATCGACAGCAGCGGCCACGCGACCGCGGAGGTCGTGGGGCGAACGGTCGAGGGGACCTGTCTGCCCGGGCTGGGCGGGCACTGACCTACGGGGTCCGGTCAGTCCATCAGGCCGGCCGCCAGCGTCGCCCCCAGTTCCCAGCAGGCCGCCACGTCCGCCTTGCCCGGTTCCCCGGTGACCGTGACCGGCTCGGCCGCGCGTCGCCATCCCAGGCCCGTGGTGATCGTCTCGATGCCGCGTACCGCGCCCGTGACGTCGTTGCCGCCGTGCACGTAGTACCCGAAGGGCCGGCCGCGGGTGGTGTCCAGGCACGGGTAGTAGACCTGGTCGAAGAAATGCTTGAGCGCGCCCGCCATGTAGCCGAGGTTGGCCGGGGTGCCCAGCAGGTAGGCGTCGGCGGCCAGGACGTCGGAGGCGGTCGCGGCGAGGGCCGCCCGTCGCTCGACGCGG
Coding sequences within it:
- a CDS encoding flavodoxin family protein; this encodes MATLLIVHHTPSPNCQALFEAVVSGATAPEIEGVRVERRAALAATASDVLAADAYLLGTPANLGYMAGALKHFFDQVYYPCLDTTRGRPFGYYVHGGNDVTGAVRGIETITTGLGWRRAAEPVTVTGEPGKADVAACWELGATLAAGLMD
- a CDS encoding precorrin-3B C(17)-methyltransferase; this encodes MTRIRCRHGAPVLLALLVLTAGCADPSSDPRAAGASTAPPSPSPSGPAKGFCPPPEDTRASPSPCISYGWDQRVAENHAYRQPLSITSEQRQEGQPRATALAAALHKLAASGTTLDGLRTAAAGALGLEAKQIEVQGDFLDPLHDVLVGGGNGRVCVNGTIDSSGHATAEVVGRTVEGTCLPGLGGH
- a CDS encoding CASTOR/POLLUX-related putative ion channel, which translates into the protein MRYRFDSTLARSTGRLVGWMALTCLGIVVPASALLVWTDPSSPPSFAGRLAAVWRVSAETLRLGAVTGAPLRMLLSVLLGLVALLYVSTLIGLITTGLTDRVTELRRGRSTVVETGHSVVLGWSEQVFTVVGELVAARVNQRWGAVVVLADRDKTDMEEALAAVLGPTGTTRLICRSGSTADPEALGMVSPGTAHAVLVLPDGERAGDAEAVRTLLALRATLGEKAGPPVVACVRDERYRTAARLAAGPSGIVLESDRTAAGLIVHSALHPGLTPVLRELLDFDGEEFHVTAGPGLAGRRFGDVLLDCATAAVVGLVRADGTPLLNPPPDTVLAPADRLVVVAPNDDDARWEDCRDLVEPSVMAGHEAGAEGPSRFLLLGWNRRGPHLVETLRRGARPGSVLHVVTDPAERAGPPVPLPEPRRDPALASGLTVTLGTADPTGPSSLRGLDPNSYDRVIVLGPDTEEGVDRPDDRTLVVLLILRSLAQEAGCAVPVIAELADERNRALAPLGPGSEAVVGAQLTGLLMAQVAQNRHLATVFEELFTAEGSTLRLRPAPHYVLPDRPASFATVVAAARERGECAIGYRRHDRAGTPPDHGVRLNPPKSDVRVWDHADDVVVIVTEGRGGGGAGGPGADRVARADVP